One Malus domestica chromosome 11, GDT2T_hap1 genomic region harbors:
- the LOC103447915 gene encoding dolichol kinase EVAN isoform X2, which translates to MAAMVMAMAGMMNGERAVVFLFITRVLFSLPFSLISHGVALSLLALSALSLDILADSSTSLSQFSTRPGASSGILLGAVTLPAVFISKMIQLTRAVSLHQAAIEELESLTMQYWAASASCLCVLIFLCITIRRSSENMPPPSRSIWHAKFSLSCIVLHTAVCCVTLGFDTALKLLWMLCHGLAAVNLIQHVLRTFPSCASIGEACLVTSGLVLYFGDMLAYTIEKVSGFFMKSEVVQYGSKRSEISIIIQGLLLGLLLFPMAFKFVLRMWEFSLSTARSEVRTNNEIWRSIIFFSSLGFIMIVIIPSWMQLVQDFHMHPLLWVLSFIFSEPLKRLSLCAYWICVIFVSVLRFYNISKNSKIERILLRKYYHLMAVSMFVPALIFQPEFLDLSFGAALAVFLALEIIRVWRISPLGQSVDKFMNAFTDHRDSDLLIVSHFSLLLGCALPIWISSGYNDRPLAPFSGILSLGIGDTMASVVGYKYGVLRWSKTGKKTIEGTAAGITSVLAACSVLLPLLASTGYILTEHWCSLLLAVTVSGMLEAYTAQLDNAFIPLIFYSLLCL; encoded by the exons ATGGCGGCCATGGTGATGGCGATGGCCGGAATGATGAACGGAGAGAGAGCCGTGGTGTTTCTGTTCATTACTCGCGTCCTCTTCTCCCTCCccttctctctcatctcccacggcgtcgctctctctctcctcgcccTCTCCGCCCTCTCCCTCGACATCCTCGCCGATtcttccacctccctttcccaATTCAGCACCAG GCCGGGTGCTTCGTCGGGTATATTGTTAGGGGCTGTCACGTTGCCCGCTGTTTTCATATCCAAGATGATACAGCTTACCCGGGCGGTTTCATTGCACCAAGCTGCCATTGAAG AACTCGAATCTTTGACAATGCAATACTGGGCTGCTTCTGCCAGTTGCTTGTGTGTGCTGATTTTCCTCTGCATAACTATAAGGCGTTCATCCGAGAATATGCCTCCACCTTCACGTAGTATTTGGCATGCAAAGTTTAGCTTAAGTTGCATAGTATTGCACACAGCGGTGTGCTGCGTGACTCTTG GCTTTGACACTGCATTGAAGTTATTATGGATGCTCTGTCACGGATTGGCAGCTGTAAACTTAATTCAGCATGTCCTTAGAACTTTCCCGTCTTGTGCTTCCATTG GGGAAGCATGTCTAGTGACTTCAGGTCTTGTTCTCTATTTTGGTGACATGTTGGCATATACCATTGAAAAG GTGTCTGGGTTTTTTATGAAATCAGAGGTGGTACAGTATGGAAGCAAACGAAGTGAGATTAGTATTATTATACAG GGGTTGCTGCTTGGCCTTCTTCTTTTCCCAATGGCCTTTAAATTTGTTCTCCGAATGTGGGAATTCTCATTAAGTACAGCCCGCTCTGAAGTGAGGACAAACAACGAGATTTGGAGATCTATTATCTTCTTTTCTTCCCTTGGATTCATCATGATTGTGATCATTCCATCATGGATGCAGTTGGTTCAGGATTTTCATATGCATCCCTTGTTATG ggtactttcatttattttttcagaACCACTTAAGAGATTATCTTTGTGTGCGTACTGGATCTGTGTGATTTTTGTGTCTGTTTTGAGGTTCTACAATATTTCAAAAAATAGCAAGATTGAGAGGATTCTACTCCGAAAGTACTACCATCTGATGGCTGTGTCAATGTTTGTGCCTGCTCTTATCTTCCAG CCAGAGTTTCTTGATCTTTCATTCGGTGCAGCATTGGCAGTTTTCTTGGCATTGGAAATTATTCGA GTATGGAGAATTTCGCCATTAGGACAATCTGTAGATAAATTTATGAATGCTTTCACTGATCATCGTGACTCAGATCTTCTTATTGTCAG CCACTTTTCACTCTTGTTGGGATGCGCTCTTCCTATCTGGATATCTTCGGGGTATAATGATCGACCCCTTGCTCCTTTTTCTGGAATTTTGAGCCTCGGAATTGGAGACACAATG GCATCAGTTGTTGGGTATAAGTATGGTGTCCTCAGGTGGAGTAAAACTGGCA AGAAAACCATTGAAGGGACTGCGGCTGGTATAACATCGGTCCTGGCTGCTTGCTCAGTTCTGCTTCCCCTTCTAGCATCCACTGGATATATTCTTACAGAG CATTGGTGCTCTCTTCTCCTAGCCGTGACCGTAAGTGGTATGTTGGAGGCTTACACAGCACAACTTGATAATGCATTCATACCGCTCATATTCTACAGCCTTCTGTGTTTGTGA
- the LOC103447915 gene encoding dolichol kinase EVAN isoform X3 produces the protein MAAMVMAMAGMMNGERAVVFLFITRVLFSLPFSLISHGVALSLLALSALSLDILADSSTSLSQFSTRPGASSGILLGAVTLPAVFISKMIQLTRAVSLHQAAIEGFDTALKLLWMLCHGLAAVNLIQHVLRTFPSCASIGEACLVTSGLVLYFGDMLAYTIEKVSGFFMKSEVVQYGSKRSEISIIIQGLLLGLLLFPMAFKFVLRMWEFSLSTARSEVRTNNEIWRSIIFFSSLGFIMIVIIPSWMQLVQDFHMHPLLWVLSFIFSEPLKRLSLCAYWICVIFVSVLRFYNISKNSKIERILLRKYYHLMAVSMFVPALIFQPEFLDLSFGAALAVFLALEIIRVWRISPLGQSVDKFMNAFTDHRDSDLLIVSHFSLLLGCALPIWISSGYNDRPLAPFSGILSLGIGDTMASVVGYKYGVLRWSKTGKKTIEGTAAGITSVLAACSVLLPLLASTGYILTEHWCSLLLAVTVSGMLEAYTAQLDNAFIPLIFYSLLCL, from the exons ATGGCGGCCATGGTGATGGCGATGGCCGGAATGATGAACGGAGAGAGAGCCGTGGTGTTTCTGTTCATTACTCGCGTCCTCTTCTCCCTCCccttctctctcatctcccacggcgtcgctctctctctcctcgcccTCTCCGCCCTCTCCCTCGACATCCTCGCCGATtcttccacctccctttcccaATTCAGCACCAG GCCGGGTGCTTCGTCGGGTATATTGTTAGGGGCTGTCACGTTGCCCGCTGTTTTCATATCCAAGATGATACAGCTTACCCGGGCGGTTTCATTGCACCAAGCTGCCATTGAAG GCTTTGACACTGCATTGAAGTTATTATGGATGCTCTGTCACGGATTGGCAGCTGTAAACTTAATTCAGCATGTCCTTAGAACTTTCCCGTCTTGTGCTTCCATTG GGGAAGCATGTCTAGTGACTTCAGGTCTTGTTCTCTATTTTGGTGACATGTTGGCATATACCATTGAAAAG GTGTCTGGGTTTTTTATGAAATCAGAGGTGGTACAGTATGGAAGCAAACGAAGTGAGATTAGTATTATTATACAG GGGTTGCTGCTTGGCCTTCTTCTTTTCCCAATGGCCTTTAAATTTGTTCTCCGAATGTGGGAATTCTCATTAAGTACAGCCCGCTCTGAAGTGAGGACAAACAACGAGATTTGGAGATCTATTATCTTCTTTTCTTCCCTTGGATTCATCATGATTGTGATCATTCCATCATGGATGCAGTTGGTTCAGGATTTTCATATGCATCCCTTGTTATG ggtactttcatttattttttcagaACCACTTAAGAGATTATCTTTGTGTGCGTACTGGATCTGTGTGATTTTTGTGTCTGTTTTGAGGTTCTACAATATTTCAAAAAATAGCAAGATTGAGAGGATTCTACTCCGAAAGTACTACCATCTGATGGCTGTGTCAATGTTTGTGCCTGCTCTTATCTTCCAG CCAGAGTTTCTTGATCTTTCATTCGGTGCAGCATTGGCAGTTTTCTTGGCATTGGAAATTATTCGA GTATGGAGAATTTCGCCATTAGGACAATCTGTAGATAAATTTATGAATGCTTTCACTGATCATCGTGACTCAGATCTTCTTATTGTCAG CCACTTTTCACTCTTGTTGGGATGCGCTCTTCCTATCTGGATATCTTCGGGGTATAATGATCGACCCCTTGCTCCTTTTTCTGGAATTTTGAGCCTCGGAATTGGAGACACAATG GCATCAGTTGTTGGGTATAAGTATGGTGTCCTCAGGTGGAGTAAAACTGGCA AGAAAACCATTGAAGGGACTGCGGCTGGTATAACATCGGTCCTGGCTGCTTGCTCAGTTCTGCTTCCCCTTCTAGCATCCACTGGATATATTCTTACAGAG CATTGGTGCTCTCTTCTCCTAGCCGTGACCGTAAGTGGTATGTTGGAGGCTTACACAGCACAACTTGATAATGCATTCATACCGCTCATATTCTACAGCCTTCTGTGTTTGTGA
- the LOC103447915 gene encoding dolichol kinase EVAN isoform X1, whose amino-acid sequence MAAMVMAMAGMMNGERAVVFLFITRVLFSLPFSLISHGVALSLLALSALSLDILADSSTSLSQFSTRPGASSGILLGAVTLPAVFISKMIQLTRAVSLHQAAIEELESLTMQYWAASASCLCVLIFLCITIRRSSENMPPPSRSIWHAKFSLSCIVLHTAVCCVTLGTLSLTSFDTALKLLWMLCHGLAAVNLIQHVLRTFPSCASIGEACLVTSGLVLYFGDMLAYTIEKVSGFFMKSEVVQYGSKRSEISIIIQGLLLGLLLFPMAFKFVLRMWEFSLSTARSEVRTNNEIWRSIIFFSSLGFIMIVIIPSWMQLVQDFHMHPLLWVLSFIFSEPLKRLSLCAYWICVIFVSVLRFYNISKNSKIERILLRKYYHLMAVSMFVPALIFQPEFLDLSFGAALAVFLALEIIRVWRISPLGQSVDKFMNAFTDHRDSDLLIVSHFSLLLGCALPIWISSGYNDRPLAPFSGILSLGIGDTMASVVGYKYGVLRWSKTGKKTIEGTAAGITSVLAACSVLLPLLASTGYILTEHWCSLLLAVTVSGMLEAYTAQLDNAFIPLIFYSLLCL is encoded by the exons ATGGCGGCCATGGTGATGGCGATGGCCGGAATGATGAACGGAGAGAGAGCCGTGGTGTTTCTGTTCATTACTCGCGTCCTCTTCTCCCTCCccttctctctcatctcccacggcgtcgctctctctctcctcgcccTCTCCGCCCTCTCCCTCGACATCCTCGCCGATtcttccacctccctttcccaATTCAGCACCAG GCCGGGTGCTTCGTCGGGTATATTGTTAGGGGCTGTCACGTTGCCCGCTGTTTTCATATCCAAGATGATACAGCTTACCCGGGCGGTTTCATTGCACCAAGCTGCCATTGAAG AACTCGAATCTTTGACAATGCAATACTGGGCTGCTTCTGCCAGTTGCTTGTGTGTGCTGATTTTCCTCTGCATAACTATAAGGCGTTCATCCGAGAATATGCCTCCACCTTCACGTAGTATTTGGCATGCAAAGTTTAGCTTAAGTTGCATAGTATTGCACACAGCGGTGTGCTGCGTGACTCTTGGTACATTATCTCTTACTA GCTTTGACACTGCATTGAAGTTATTATGGATGCTCTGTCACGGATTGGCAGCTGTAAACTTAATTCAGCATGTCCTTAGAACTTTCCCGTCTTGTGCTTCCATTG GGGAAGCATGTCTAGTGACTTCAGGTCTTGTTCTCTATTTTGGTGACATGTTGGCATATACCATTGAAAAG GTGTCTGGGTTTTTTATGAAATCAGAGGTGGTACAGTATGGAAGCAAACGAAGTGAGATTAGTATTATTATACAG GGGTTGCTGCTTGGCCTTCTTCTTTTCCCAATGGCCTTTAAATTTGTTCTCCGAATGTGGGAATTCTCATTAAGTACAGCCCGCTCTGAAGTGAGGACAAACAACGAGATTTGGAGATCTATTATCTTCTTTTCTTCCCTTGGATTCATCATGATTGTGATCATTCCATCATGGATGCAGTTGGTTCAGGATTTTCATATGCATCCCTTGTTATG ggtactttcatttattttttcagaACCACTTAAGAGATTATCTTTGTGTGCGTACTGGATCTGTGTGATTTTTGTGTCTGTTTTGAGGTTCTACAATATTTCAAAAAATAGCAAGATTGAGAGGATTCTACTCCGAAAGTACTACCATCTGATGGCTGTGTCAATGTTTGTGCCTGCTCTTATCTTCCAG CCAGAGTTTCTTGATCTTTCATTCGGTGCAGCATTGGCAGTTTTCTTGGCATTGGAAATTATTCGA GTATGGAGAATTTCGCCATTAGGACAATCTGTAGATAAATTTATGAATGCTTTCACTGATCATCGTGACTCAGATCTTCTTATTGTCAG CCACTTTTCACTCTTGTTGGGATGCGCTCTTCCTATCTGGATATCTTCGGGGTATAATGATCGACCCCTTGCTCCTTTTTCTGGAATTTTGAGCCTCGGAATTGGAGACACAATG GCATCAGTTGTTGGGTATAAGTATGGTGTCCTCAGGTGGAGTAAAACTGGCA AGAAAACCATTGAAGGGACTGCGGCTGGTATAACATCGGTCCTGGCTGCTTGCTCAGTTCTGCTTCCCCTTCTAGCATCCACTGGATATATTCTTACAGAG CATTGGTGCTCTCTTCTCCTAGCCGTGACCGTAAGTGGTATGTTGGAGGCTTACACAGCACAACTTGATAATGCATTCATACCGCTCATATTCTACAGCCTTCTGTGTTTGTGA
- the LOC103447917 gene encoding auxin-responsive protein SAUR50-like — MAKSRTTSTCTKNKSIVKLKIVVEKLQRSLSLGRSKSSNYSNGDSTTVPEDVKEGHFAVIAVEGDEPKRFVVALSYLTHSTFLKLLEQAAEEYGFVHEGALTIPCQSSELEKILDDRQWQEEERGSSSDVNWGYCKSMRVNLSTGRARGVLTLFTLM; from the exons ATGGCTAAGTCTAGAACCACAAGTACTTGTACGAAGAATAAGAGCATTGTGAAGCTCAAAATTGTAGTGGAAAAGCTACAAAGAAGTCTATCTTTGGGAAGATCAAAATCGTCAAATTATTCCAATGGCGACTCAACGACTGTGCCGGAAGATGTTAAGGAGGGCCACTTTGCTGTGATTGCGGTGGAAGGAGATGAACCAAAGAGATTTGTGGTGGCATTGAGTTACTTGACACACTCAACTTTCTTGAAGCTATTGGAGCAAGCAGCTGAGGAGTATGGTTTTGTTCACGAAGGTGCCCTAACCATTCCTTGCCAGTCAAGCGAGCTCGAGAAGATATTAGACGATCGGCAATGGcaggaggaagaaagaggctcATCTAGTGATGTTAACTGGGGTTATTGTAAATCTATG AGAGTAAATTTATCCACCGGCAGAGCCAGAGGAGTTTTGACATTGTTTACATTAATGTAG
- the LOC139189435 gene encoding uncharacterized protein yields MTLSNFENLKMLESETFSIFYEKVEMLTNEALGLGKPIEETTIVQKILRCLPKRFQVENATIQEFQDLNEIKLEKLVGKLITYEMDLNMDESDSKKRKEVALHGVQNCEAVGDSDESSYDEEKVVAFVAQIEEVSLSDDDSVLNVKEEMTYNELCIKYETLFDETCFTKVKKIELAKKVTELQKENKSFRLVRIELDKKIGYLEAHVEELNEKAHNCNDKVEDKDVISILEAQANNVMYHEADKKQLLELNEANDKVICLTIGAEKFDKLLSFGKLHGEKSGIGFVKSGSNSIPTKIIVRESRLDQVDRLVIEVNRIAQLVHSSSSRNINQSSNWVQNDSNRCLVVLNAISVTKPNVWYLDNGCSCHMIGDNDAFSSLTPFIGGGVVFGGGDKSQITGKCDVKIPGLLKLKNVSYVDRLKSNLIIISQLCDDMAEGKFLS; encoded by the exons ATGACCCTTTCAAATTTTGAGAATTTGAAAATGCTCGAGTCTGAGACTTTCTCGATCTTCTATGAGAAAGTTGAAATGTTAACAAATGAAGCCTTGGGGTTAGGGAAACCTATTGAAGAAACAACCATTGTTCAAAAGATTTTGAGATGCTTGCCTAAGAGATTTCAAGTAGAGAATGCTACCATTCAAGAGTTTCAGGACCTAAATGAGATCAAGCTTGAAAAATTGGTTGGGAAACTCATTACCTATGAGATGGAtcttaacatggatgaaagtgactccaagaagagaaaagaagtgGCCCTTCATGGTGTTCAGAACTGTGAGGCTGTTGGTGAT TCTGATGAGTCGTCATATGATGAAGAAAAGGTTGTTGCTTTCGTTGCTCAAATTGAGGAGGTGTCTCTAAGTGATGATGATTCTGTTCTGAATGTGAAAGAGGAGATGACTTATAATGAATTGTGCATTAAGTATGAAACACTTTTTGATGAGACTTGCTTTACAAAAGTGAAGAAGATTGAACTAGCTAAGAAAGTTACTGAGTTACAAAAGGAAAACAAGTCTTTTCGTTTAGTCAGAATTGAACTGGATAAAAAGATTGGTTATCTTGAGGCTCATGTTGAAGAGCTAAATGAGAAAGCTCATAATTGCAATGACAAAGTTGAAGATAAAGATGTCATCTCTATTCTTGAAGCTCAG GCAAACAATGTGATGTATCATGAGGCTGACAAAAAACAGCTACTTGAGCTGAATGAGGCAAATGATAAAGTTATTTGCCTTACTATTGGAGCTGAAAAATTTGACAAGTTGCTTAGTTTTGGGAAACTACACGGTGAAAAAAGTGGTATTGGTTTTGTAAAAAGTGGCTCAAATTCTATTCCCACCAAAATAATTGTGAGAGAATCTAGGCTT GACCAGGTGGACCGTCTGGTCATCGAAGTCAACAGAATTGCTCAGCTTGTTCAttcttcttcatcaagaaaTATTAATCAAAGTTCGAATTGGGTTCAAAATGACTCAAACAGGTGCCTTGTTGTTTTAAATGCTATATCGGTTACCAAGCCAAATGTATGGTATCTTGATAATGGATGCTCTTGTCACATGATTGGAGACAATGATGCTTTCTCATCTCTTACTCCCTTTATTGGCGGTGGTGTTGTGTTTGGTGGTGGAGATAAGTCTCAGATCACAGGGAAATGTGATGTCAAGATCCCTGGATTACTTAAGCTTAAAAATGTTAGCTATGTTGATAGGTTGAAGTCAAATCTCATTATCATTAGCCAGTTATGTGATGATATGgctgaaggaaaatttttgtcctag